One part of the Treponema sp. OMZ 787 genome encodes these proteins:
- the purD gene encoding phosphoribosylamine--glycine ligase, whose translation MNILLIGSGGREHAIALKLKESPSLGKLFIAPGNGGTALLGENVPIKAENIEGLADFALSASIDLVIAGPEVPLCLGLEDLIKEKAKRQNKKIAFFGPSKACARLEASKDFSKEMMSLLSIPTARYSSFTDFEKAMAYIEGLDHPFVIKADGLAAGKGVILPSSKEEGITELKNIMVKKQFGSSGDKVVIEERLEGEEVSILAFSDGEKIAVMPPSQDHKRLKDNDEGPNTGGMGAYAPAPICSYETAQKYAELTILPIIKEMKKRGTPYIGVLYAGLMLTKEGKGFAPKVLEYNCRFGDPETQVLMQLFDGDLALTMKSCAEGRLETAMPKWKEGYAATVVLASEGYPLSSSKPVELSAPELESSSEVSVIHAGTALQDGKIFTAGGRVLCISSNDKSLQRAMDKIYAKIKNINFPGVQYRKDIAKRGLEHLK comes from the coding sequence ATGAACATACTGCTTATCGGATCGGGAGGAAGGGAACACGCTATAGCTTTAAAGCTAAAAGAATCCCCTTCGCTCGGTAAACTTTTTATAGCGCCCGGAAACGGGGGGACGGCTCTTTTGGGGGAAAATGTTCCGATAAAGGCCGAAAACATCGAAGGTCTTGCCGATTTTGCTCTTTCTGCTTCAATAGACCTTGTAATTGCAGGGCCCGAGGTTCCTCTGTGTCTAGGCCTTGAAGACCTTATAAAAGAAAAAGCGAAAAGGCAAAACAAGAAAATTGCCTTTTTCGGGCCTTCAAAGGCTTGTGCCCGATTGGAAGCCTCCAAAGATTTTTCAAAAGAAATGATGAGCCTCCTCTCAATTCCCACTGCAAGATATTCATCCTTTACGGATTTTGAAAAAGCAATGGCCTACATCGAAGGCTTAGACCATCCCTTTGTCATCAAGGCCGACGGCCTTGCTGCAGGAAAAGGAGTTATCCTCCCGTCCTCAAAAGAAGAAGGCATAACCGAGCTTAAAAATATAATGGTAAAAAAACAATTCGGTTCATCGGGCGACAAGGTAGTTATCGAGGAACGCCTTGAAGGAGAGGAAGTTTCAATCCTCGCCTTTTCGGACGGAGAAAAGATAGCCGTAATGCCGCCCTCTCAAGATCACAAGCGTTTAAAGGACAATGATGAAGGCCCCAACACAGGCGGAATGGGTGCATATGCCCCTGCCCCAATTTGTTCATACGAGACGGCTCAAAAATATGCAGAGCTTACGATTCTTCCTATTATAAAAGAAATGAAAAAGAGGGGCACCCCCTACATCGGAGTCCTCTATGCAGGCCTCATGCTCACAAAGGAAGGCAAGGGCTTTGCCCCCAAGGTTCTTGAATATAATTGCCGTTTCGGCGATCCGGAAACTCAAGTTTTGATGCAGCTTTTTGACGGAGACCTCGCCTTAACTATGAAATCTTGCGCGGAAGGAAGGCTCGAAACGGCAATGCCTAAATGGAAGGAAGGCTATGCGGCAACGGTAGTGCTTGCAAGCGAAGGCTACCCTCTTTCCTCATCAAAGCCTGTAGAATTGTCCGCTCCCGAACTGGAAAGCTCGTCTGAGGTGAGCGTAATACATGCGGGCACCGCCCTTCAAGACGGAAAAATTTTTACCGCAGGCGGAAGAGTGCTTTGCATAAGCTCAAACGATAAGAGTTTACAAAGGGCTATGGATAAGATCTATGCAAAAATAAAAAACATAAACTTTCCCGGGGTGCAGTACAGAAAGGACATTGCAAAACGCGGACTGGAACATTTAAAATAA
- a CDS encoding DpnI domain-containing protein — MIYRFDLSLIKSYHSNSQKIRVLTEDWVLRNFNCPICGKSKIEAYPNNYPAGDFFCKNCKSDFELKSKESSSGKLPNIITDGAYTTMIERITSSKNPNFLFLTYKEYEVSNFILIPNHFFTPSIILKRRPLSNKARRAGWVGCNIDISHIPDSGKIFIIKNQIETDSKEIITKYAKIKTLKKKNIESRSWLLDTITCIEKINSPEFSLSQIYAFEEELKLKHPENNFIKDKLRQQLQYLRDKGFIQFLGRGNYKKL, encoded by the coding sequence ATGATATACCGGTTTGATCTTTCTTTAATAAAAAGCTATCACAGTAATTCTCAAAAGATAAGAGTTTTAACCGAAGACTGGGTCCTAAGAAATTTTAATTGCCCCATTTGCGGGAAATCCAAAATCGAGGCATACCCTAATAACTATCCGGCCGGAGATTTTTTCTGTAAAAACTGTAAATCGGATTTTGAGCTAAAAAGCAAAGAAAGCTCTTCCGGAAAACTCCCGAATATAATTACGGACGGAGCCTACACAACAATGATTGAAAGAATAACATCTTCCAAAAATCCGAACTTTCTTTTTCTGACATATAAGGAATATGAGGTTTCAAATTTCATTTTAATACCGAATCATTTTTTTACCCCTTCCATTATTTTAAAACGAAGACCTCTATCAAATAAGGCAAGACGGGCAGGATGGGTAGGATGCAATATAGATATTTCCCATATTCCCGACTCAGGAAAAATATTTATAATAAAAAATCAAATAGAAACAGACTCCAAAGAAATAATAACAAAATATGCAAAAATCAAAACTCTAAAAAAGAAAAATATTGAATCCAGAAGCTGGCTTCTTGATACTATAACCTGTATCGAAAAAATAAATTCACCGGAATTTTCCTTAAGTCAAATATACGCCTTTGAAGAAGAGTTGAAATTAAAGCATCCCGAAAATAATTTTATCAAAGACAAACTAAGACAGCAGCTTCAATATTTAAGAGATAAGGGTTTTATACAATTTTTAGGAAGAGGAAACTACAAAAAATTATAA
- a CDS encoding OsmC family protein: MSIFKARVRKEEKFRMKCESGNHTMLLDEPIKAGGTDLAMNPVEALLSSLGACKCINAWIFAEQFGINLKDIIFEMEGDIGALEKVDNCLPLIFKSIHTKVTVLADNTEEEIKKFIEYIELRCPVRNTIINQVSCTSEIIIQ; this comes from the coding sequence ATGTCAATTTTTAAAGCTCGAGTAAGAAAAGAGGAAAAATTTAGAATGAAATGCGAATCCGGTAATCATACCATGCTTTTGGATGAACCGATAAAAGCCGGAGGAACAGATTTAGCTATGAATCCTGTTGAAGCTCTTCTGTCATCTTTAGGAGCATGTAAATGTATAAATGCTTGGATTTTTGCTGAGCAATTCGGTATTAATCTTAAAGATATAATATTTGAAATGGAGGGCGATATAGGAGCCTTGGAAAAGGTAGATAATTGCTTACCCTTGATTTTTAAAAGTATTCATACTAAAGTCACTGTGTTAGCAGATAATACTGAAGAAGAAATTAAAAAATTTATAGAATATATCGAACTTCGTTGCCCTGTAAGGAATACTATTATCAATCAGGTATCATGTACAAGTGAGATTATAATACAATAA
- a CDS encoding ABC transporter ATP-binding protein yields MSSEYLLETVNLNKHFSESRSLFNWHPKSVKAVNNVNIKVKPKEVLGLVGESGCGKSTLGRTILRLLPTTSGKILYKGDDILKYNNKQMFELRKKMQIIFQDVYSSLNPRMTVGDIVTAPLNVFKEGNKKYRQDKAIEMLEEVGLRSQYLNRFPHEFSGGQRQRIVIARSLIMNPELVICDEPVSALDVSVRAQVLNLMKKLKEEKGLTYIFISHDLSVVNHISDRIAVMYLGNVIELAERDELFKNALHPYTKALLSAVPIASTETRQNRIILKGDIPNPYDPPKGCCFNTRCPKVTQRCKEEIPELKELAHGHLCACFYPE; encoded by the coding sequence ATGAGCTCTGAATACCTACTGGAAACAGTAAATTTAAACAAACATTTCTCTGAATCAAGGAGCCTTTTTAACTGGCATCCTAAATCAGTAAAGGCTGTAAATAATGTGAATATCAAAGTCAAACCCAAAGAGGTTCTTGGTTTAGTTGGAGAATCAGGTTGCGGCAAAAGTACATTAGGTAGAACTATACTCCGCCTATTGCCTACAACAAGCGGAAAAATATTATATAAGGGTGATGATATTTTAAAATATAATAATAAACAGATGTTTGAGCTGAGAAAAAAAATGCAAATTATATTTCAAGATGTATACAGCTCATTGAATCCGCGCATGACTGTTGGAGATATTGTTACAGCACCTCTAAATGTTTTCAAAGAAGGAAATAAAAAATACAGGCAAGATAAAGCTATAGAAATGCTTGAAGAGGTAGGCCTTAGATCACAATATTTAAATCGTTTTCCGCATGAATTTTCCGGAGGCCAAAGGCAAAGAATTGTAATCGCTCGCTCTTTAATAATGAATCCGGAACTGGTGATTTGCGACGAACCCGTTTCAGCACTCGATGTTTCAGTAAGAGCACAGGTTTTAAATTTAATGAAAAAACTTAAAGAGGAAAAAGGTTTAACATATATTTTTATATCTCATGATTTAAGTGTAGTAAATCATATTAGTGATAGAATAGCAGTTATGTATCTTGGAAATGTAATTGAATTGGCAGAACGAGACGAGTTATTTAAAAATGCTCTTCATCCATATACAAAAGCTCTTTTATCTGCTGTTCCCATCGCAAGTACAGAAACGAGACAAAATAGAATTATTTTAAAAGGAGATATCCCTAACCCATACGATCCGCCAAAAGGATGTTGCTTTAATACAAGATGTCCGAAAGTTACACAACGATGCAAAGAAGAAATTCCGGAATTAAAAGAATTGGCCCATGGTCACTTATGTGCCTGCTTTTATCCTGAATAA
- a CDS encoding ABC transporter ATP-binding protein: MPKLLSVKELTVRFAQKKGYTTIVDRVSFDVQNGEILCVVGESGCGKSTIAMSILQLLSINGEISGGHIIMDGKELTTLTEDEMCGIRGNSISMIFQDPMSSLNPTKTVASQLIEPYMIHKGMKRKAARAEALKMLKDVGIPNPEKRLDEYPHQLSGGMRQRVMIAMALACQPKLLIADEPTTALDVTIQAQILDLMRSLRKERGTAIVFITHDLGVVAEMADKVLVLYAGHAVEYNTLEKIFNSPKHPYTKGLLKSVPPVDKHIDFLPSIEGIVPTPGNMPKGCRFYPRCKNRMDICSKNEPQEYNLEDGWVKCFLYSNLKEDKNEL, translated from the coding sequence ATGCCGAAACTTTTATCCGTAAAAGAATTAACCGTACGATTTGCACAAAAAAAAGGATACACTACAATTGTAGATAGAGTATCTTTCGATGTTCAAAACGGAGAAATTCTTTGTGTTGTTGGGGAATCAGGATGCGGTAAAAGCACTATCGCAATGTCAATCTTACAATTATTATCAATAAATGGGGAAATATCCGGAGGGCATATTATCATGGACGGAAAAGAACTAACAACTCTTACCGAAGATGAAATGTGTGGAATTAGAGGAAACAGTATTTCCATGATTTTTCAAGATCCCATGTCTTCCTTAAATCCAACTAAAACAGTTGCATCACAGCTGATTGAACCATATATGATACATAAGGGGATGAAAAGAAAGGCTGCCAGAGCTGAAGCGCTCAAAATGTTAAAAGACGTTGGAATTCCAAATCCGGAAAAAAGATTGGATGAATATCCACACCAATTGTCCGGAGGCATGAGGCAAAGAGTTATGATTGCAATGGCATTAGCCTGTCAGCCAAAGCTTTTAATCGCAGATGAACCTACCACAGCTTTAGATGTTACTATACAAGCTCAAATACTTGATTTGATGAGATCATTACGAAAAGAAAGAGGGACAGCCATTGTTTTTATTACACATGATCTTGGTGTTGTAGCAGAGATGGCCGATAAAGTGCTTGTATTATATGCAGGTCATGCAGTTGAATATAATACTTTAGAAAAAATTTTTAACTCCCCAAAACATCCATATACCAAGGGATTGCTAAAATCAGTACCTCCTGTAGACAAACATATTGATTTTTTGCCGTCGATTGAAGGAATTGTACCAACCCCGGGGAATATGCCTAAAGGGTGTAGGTTTTATCCAAGATGTAAAAATAGGATGGATATCTGTTCAAAAAATGAGCCGCAGGAATACAATCTTGAAGATGGTTGGGTAAAATGTTTTTTGTACAGTAATTTAAAAGAGGATAAAAATGAGCTCTGA
- a CDS encoding ABC transporter substrate-binding protein, with protein sequence MKKENKKMRWIMSTMFFIIAIILSACGKSETADVQTKKIVSVAIAKPWDSMMPLNTNSNYSRFVYDQIYDRLFMSKANGDYEPRLAKSWKLNADSSAITFQLQENVKWHDGTPFTAADVVFSFQMYSNPEVDALSRYHLQYIKGVDASGVQISDKSIAVYANNDYEVTFEFKKPMFFGSFMNDLDTVFIIPKHIFEGKTPQEINAPELWAKAIGTGPFKYESEISGERMELVRNEAYFQGAPDIERLVIRVVGATSLLANLMSKDIDINVLGAIPLQDWSAAVEDKNINTTSVPSTNYTMLIINTQKPYMTKRVRQAINMALNRDIYVNSLYQGQAVPIVTPISPLSPYYNKNVSIWFDKEKAKQILIQENFPFDTTLKFYTSAGGDNQRLSALIVQDLEAIGLKVEIFQADFSKLMADMRKGVHDFGTIGSGGSMDPGESREMIAIDSAVNFSHIKDTRLSDLIDEGNDKLEFNERKIIFDKYQETVKDESAIAYLFTKNNLVGYNPKLDNIIIDDFSNLNWKIWTWKVK encoded by the coding sequence ATGAAAAAAGAAAACAAGAAAATGAGATGGATTATGAGTACTATGTTTTTCATAATCGCAATTATTCTATCGGCGTGCGGAAAATCTGAAACTGCAGATGTGCAAACAAAAAAAATTGTTTCTGTAGCTATTGCAAAACCATGGGATTCAATGATGCCGCTTAATACAAACAGCAATTATAGCAGATTTGTTTATGATCAGATCTATGATAGATTGTTTATGTCAAAGGCAAACGGTGATTATGAACCGAGATTGGCAAAAAGTTGGAAATTGAATGCAGACAGTTCCGCAATTACTTTTCAACTACAAGAAAACGTAAAGTGGCATGATGGAACTCCATTTACGGCTGCAGATGTTGTCTTTAGCTTCCAAATGTATTCTAATCCGGAAGTCGATGCTCTCAGCCGTTATCATTTGCAATATATTAAGGGTGTTGATGCATCAGGTGTTCAAATTTCAGATAAATCCATAGCAGTATATGCAAATAATGATTACGAAGTTACATTTGAATTTAAAAAACCTATGTTTTTTGGAAGTTTTATGAATGATTTAGACACGGTATTTATTATTCCAAAACATATTTTTGAAGGAAAAACTCCACAAGAAATAAATGCACCTGAATTATGGGCAAAAGCTATAGGCACAGGTCCATTCAAATATGAAAGTGAAATTAGCGGTGAAAGGATGGAATTAGTCCGAAACGAAGCCTATTTCCAAGGAGCACCTGACATTGAGCGTTTAGTTATAAGGGTTGTAGGTGCTACAAGTTTGCTGGCTAACTTAATGAGTAAAGATATAGATATAAATGTATTGGGAGCTATTCCCTTACAAGATTGGAGTGCAGCTGTAGAAGATAAAAATATAAACACAACTTCTGTTCCATCAACAAACTATACTATGCTGATTATTAACACCCAAAAGCCATATATGACAAAAAGAGTCCGACAAGCTATAAATATGGCGCTAAACAGAGATATATATGTTAATTCTCTTTATCAAGGGCAGGCAGTACCGATTGTAACACCTATTTCACCTCTTAGCCCATATTACAACAAAAATGTAAGTATTTGGTTTGATAAAGAAAAAGCAAAACAAATTTTAATCCAAGAAAATTTTCCATTTGATACAACATTAAAATTCTATACGTCAGCAGGAGGGGATAATCAACGATTATCTGCTTTAATTGTTCAAGACTTGGAAGCAATTGGTTTGAAAGTAGAAATATTTCAGGCAGATTTTTCAAAATTAATGGCTGATATGAGAAAAGGGGTTCACGATTTCGGAACAATAGGCTCCGGAGGATCAATGGATCCTGGAGAAAGCCGGGAAATGATTGCTATAGATAGCGCTGTAAACTTTTCACACATTAAGGATACAAGACTCAGCGACTTAATTGATGAGGGAAATGATAAACTAGAATTTAATGAAAGAAAGATTATTTTTGATAAATATCAAGAAACTGTGAAAGATGAGTCTGCTATTGCATATTTATTTACAAAAAATAATCTGGTCGGTTATAATCCAAAATTGGATAATATTATCATTGACGACTTTTCCAATCTCAATTGGAAAATTTGGACATGGAAAGTAAAATAA
- a CDS encoding ABC transporter permease, whose translation MEKKRTEDKIYSSDNILEEKKNTYFNEVVEKLLSNKLAMAGLIFFLLLSLLVIILPFILNLDPYTSDPAAFNSAPTSSHILGTDAIGRDLFARLIYGGRTSLMVGVVSTFISLSIGVPLGLIAGYYKKIWEVFIMRLGDIFLSFPSIILILVLVSVIGPSIWSVTIVLGVLQWTVFARLIYANVLSIKEKEYIEAAKSIGTSNFSIILKYILPNAFPPILITVTFNVARAILSESALSFLGMGVQPPKASWGNMLYDAQSITVLSRYYWVWLPPGLCIVLTVLSINFFGDGIRDALDPRLKIHVK comes from the coding sequence GAAAAAAAGAGAACAGAAGATAAAATATATTCTTCAGACAATATATTGGAAGAAAAAAAGAACACTTATTTCAATGAAGTTGTAGAAAAATTATTAAGTAATAAATTAGCAATGGCGGGGTTAATATTTTTTTTACTCCTATCACTTTTAGTAATTATTTTACCCTTTATTCTAAATTTAGACCCATACACATCAGATCCGGCTGCATTTAATTCCGCACCAACAAGTTCACATATTCTTGGGACTGATGCTATAGGGAGAGATTTATTTGCAAGGTTAATATATGGAGGCCGTACATCATTAATGGTAGGAGTTGTTTCAACCTTCATATCGCTTAGCATAGGAGTACCGTTAGGATTAATTGCAGGATATTACAAAAAAATTTGGGAAGTATTTATAATGAGATTGGGAGATATTTTCCTATCCTTTCCTTCAATAATTTTAATTTTAGTATTAGTATCTGTAATAGGCCCATCCATATGGTCTGTTACCATTGTATTGGGAGTTTTACAATGGACAGTATTTGCCAGATTAATATATGCAAATGTACTTAGTATAAAGGAAAAAGAATATATTGAAGCAGCAAAATCAATAGGCACTTCCAATTTTTCAATAATTTTAAAATATATTTTACCAAATGCTTTTCCTCCAATTTTAATCACAGTTACATTTAATGTTGCAAGAGCAATATTAAGTGAGTCAGCTTTAAGTTTTCTTGGAATGGGTGTTCAACCGCCAAAAGCAAGTTGGGGTAATATGCTGTATGATGCTCAATCTATTACTGTCTTATCCAGATATTATTGGGTATGGCTTCCTCCCGGATTATGCATCGTACTTACAGTATTAAGCATCAACTTCTTTGGTGATGGAATTAGGGACGCTTTGGATCCGCGTTTAAAGATCCATGTAAAATAA